A genomic window from Fibrobacter sp. includes:
- the ffh gene encoding signal recognition particle protein — MFSQLTDSLENTLKNLRGQGKLTEENVAESLREVRRAFLEADVNFNVTRDFVKAVKEKALGSEVLTSVTPGQQIVKIIHDELVDVMGGETKEINLSAPAPVGIMMVGLQGSGKTTFAGKISLWMRTKKKRKPLLVAADVYRPAAIKQLQVLGKSIGIPVYDEGQGNPVEIIKHGYQYAKDNGFDLVIYDTAGRLQIDEELMQELEQAQEAVHPDEVLFVADAMIGQEAVNVAETFWQRLKFTGVCLSKMDGDTRGGAALSIKKMTGVPICFIGVGEKLNEIDLFHPDRMASRILGMGDVVSLVERAQQVIDEKDAKDLKKKILNNTFDLNDFLNQLRTIKKLGSIKSILSLIPGLNKLPMDQIDEKELVYVEAVLSSMTPKERKNPSIINGSRKDRIAKGSGTEIGRVNAVLKQYETMKEMFKKVGDFARKQNGGNPIGSNYTPPKDKNKKKKKH; from the coding sequence ATGTTTTCACAGCTGACTGATTCTCTAGAAAATACCCTCAAGAACCTGCGTGGGCAGGGCAAGCTTACCGAAGAAAACGTTGCGGAATCCCTTCGCGAGGTCCGCCGCGCCTTCTTGGAAGCAGACGTTAACTTTAATGTGACCCGCGACTTCGTGAAGGCCGTCAAGGAAAAGGCTCTCGGTTCCGAGGTCCTGACTTCCGTGACCCCGGGTCAGCAGATTGTGAAGATCATCCACGACGAACTTGTAGACGTCATGGGTGGTGAAACCAAGGAAATCAACCTCTCCGCTCCCGCTCCCGTGGGCATCATGATGGTGGGTCTCCAGGGTTCCGGTAAGACTACTTTTGCAGGCAAGATTTCCCTTTGGATGCGCACCAAGAAGAAGCGCAAGCCCCTGCTGGTGGCAGCCGACGTTTACCGCCCGGCAGCAATCAAGCAGCTGCAGGTGCTGGGCAAGTCCATCGGCATCCCCGTCTACGACGAAGGCCAGGGCAATCCTGTGGAAATCATCAAGCACGGCTACCAGTACGCCAAGGATAACGGCTTTGACCTGGTGATCTACGATACCGCAGGCCGCTTGCAGATCGACGAAGAATTGATGCAGGAACTGGAACAGGCACAGGAAGCCGTCCATCCTGACGAAGTGCTATTTGTGGCTGACGCCATGATCGGTCAGGAAGCCGTGAACGTTGCCGAAACCTTCTGGCAGCGCCTCAAGTTCACCGGCGTCTGCCTTTCCAAGATGGATGGCGACACCCGCGGCGGTGCAGCCCTCTCCATCAAGAAGATGACCGGCGTTCCCATCTGCTTCATCGGCGTTGGCGAAAAGCTGAACGAAATCGACCTGTTCCACCCCGACCGTATGGCCAGCCGAATCCTCGGCATGGGCGACGTGGTCTCCCTCGTGGAACGTGCACAGCAGGTCATCGACGAAAAGGACGCCAAGGACCTTAAGAAAAAGATCCTGAACAACACCTTCGACCTAAACGACTTTTTGAACCAGCTGCGCACCATCAAGAAGCTGGGCAGCATCAAGAGCATTTTGAGCCTCATCCCAGGCCTGAACAAGCTCCCCATGGACCAGATCGACGAAAAGGAACTGGTTTACGTGGAAGCAGTCCTCAGTTCCATGACCCCCAAGGAACGCAAGAACCCGAGCATCATCAACGGCAGCCGCAAGGACCGTATCGCCAAGGGCTCCGGCACCGAGATCGGTCGCGTGAACGCCGTGCTCAAGCAGTACGAGACCATGAAGGAAATGTTCAAGAAGGTGGGAGACTTCGCCCGCAAGCAAAACGGCGGCAACCCGATTGGTTCCAACTACACCCCGCCCAAAGACAAGAACAAGAAGAAGAAAAAGCACTAA